In one Actinomyces trachealis genomic region, the following are encoded:
- a CDS encoding ABC transporter permease: MSAQTMPKAAPVAPSPQVMTPKAQDPRAAAPLAAVRLELAKMRRLRTLPVAALLAGATVALSSMNLFAASARPGFSDPAEHLWQGLLLGYGMMAAITGPVLVAVLASRQTDIEHSGAGWTLFATAGHTPGALCRAKLAALALVVVPTVVAQSVGLVVVARLTGVSVPWQAGPWVSYTAGLILVDLVFCAFHVWLAAVQENQLVGVGVGLLGAFVAVYMLLAPQSVARLVPWGYYSMVCCARVTGTGRAGIEYVTPPWGWVLGFLLLAAALFTVATRRLDRIER; encoded by the coding sequence ATGAGCGCGCAGACCATGCCTAAGGCGGCCCCGGTAGCGCCGTCACCGCAAGTGATGACCCCGAAAGCGCAGGACCCACGGGCGGCAGCCCCGCTGGCGGCGGTACGCCTGGAGCTGGCCAAGATGCGGCGCCTGCGCACGCTGCCGGTGGCGGCGCTGCTCGCCGGGGCCACGGTAGCCCTGTCCTCCATGAACCTGTTCGCCGCCTCCGCCCGCCCCGGCTTCTCCGACCCTGCAGAGCACCTGTGGCAGGGCCTGCTGCTGGGCTACGGCATGATGGCGGCCATCACCGGGCCGGTGCTGGTGGCGGTGCTGGCCAGCCGCCAGACCGACATCGAGCACTCCGGTGCAGGCTGGACCCTGTTCGCGACCGCCGGGCACACCCCCGGGGCGCTGTGCCGGGCCAAGCTGGCCGCCCTGGCCCTGGTGGTGGTGCCCACGGTGGTGGCCCAGAGCGTGGGCCTGGTGGTGGTGGCCCGGCTGACGGGGGTGAGCGTGCCCTGGCAGGCAGGTCCCTGGGTGTCCTACACGGCGGGCCTGATCCTGGTGGACCTGGTGTTCTGCGCCTTCCACGTGTGGCTGGCGGCGGTGCAGGAGAACCAGCTGGTGGGTGTGGGCGTGGGGCTGCTGGGGGCCTTCGTCGCCGTCTACATGCTGCTGGCGCCCCAGTCCGTGGCCCGCCTGGTGCCCTGGGGCTACTACTCGATGGTGTGCTGCGCCCGCGTAACGGGCACGGGCCGGGCGGGGATCGAGTACGTGACCCCGCCGTGGGGCTGGGTGCTGGGCTTCCTGCTGCTTGCTGCTGCGCTGTTCACTGTCGCCACCCGGCGGCTGGACCGGATCGAGAGGTGA
- a CDS encoding ABC transporter permease has translation MSLLSAEMLKLRRSSVWLVVVLLPVLAVVSGTVNYLANQETLSASWQSYTSQVLVFYSLFFCAMAVSLLAATVWRPEHRGTSWNAMRATGHAPWRVAVAKTLVASLPLAAMQLVVLALAWVVGAVLGLGPVVPAAFVAECLLVVLAAQPLLAFQSLLSMRMRSFAAPVAVCFLGVVVGTGLVTSGSPLAKLWPTSLVTVCLTLDSSAVSTSGNLDAAGVLPVLLGALGCGAVCWGLLGVVAQRTGGVR, from the coding sequence ATGAGCCTGTTGTCTGCTGAGATGTTGAAGCTGCGCCGTTCCTCGGTGTGGCTGGTGGTGGTGCTGCTGCCGGTGCTGGCGGTGGTGTCCGGCACGGTGAACTACCTGGCCAACCAGGAGACCTTGAGCGCTAGCTGGCAGTCCTACACCTCTCAGGTGCTGGTCTTCTACAGCCTGTTCTTCTGTGCCATGGCTGTGTCCCTGCTGGCGGCAACCGTCTGGCGGCCGGAGCACCGGGGTACGAGCTGGAACGCGATGCGCGCCACGGGGCACGCGCCCTGGCGGGTGGCTGTGGCCAAGACCTTGGTGGCCAGCCTGCCGCTGGCGGCCATGCAGCTGGTGGTGCTGGCGCTGGCCTGGGTGGTGGGGGCCGTGCTGGGGCTGGGTCCGGTGGTGCCTGCGGCCTTCGTGGCGGAGTGCCTGCTGGTGGTCCTGGCTGCCCAGCCGTTGCTGGCCTTCCAGTCCCTGCTGAGCATGCGTATGCGCTCCTTTGCCGCGCCGGTGGCAGTGTGCTTCCTGGGCGTGGTGGTGGGCACGGGCCTGGTAACCAGCGGCAGCCCGCTGGCTAAACTATGGCCCACCTCCTTGGTGACGGTCTGCCTGACCCTGGACTCTTCGGCGGTCAGCACCTCCGGGAATCTGGACGCGGCCGGGGTCCTGCCGGTGCTGCTGGGGGCGCTGGGCTGTGGGGCCGTCTGCTGGGGGCTGCTGGGGGTGGTGGCGCAGCGCACCGGCGGGGTGCGGTAG
- a CDS encoding histidine kinase, with protein MSQQPQTATRQDEPPQPALTGPGASDAVGGGASAVSGASTAPARRTRLRALPRLGWLDVLAAALTGYVAVWNVPDGQRALLPAFHQCPEACVEAVWAAVVLLCCSGILLRRVTPVTAVLMLTGALGVHLLLFGEASLMALFSCLVLAETCTSRLVRPWSGLLLAVCYLGAAVSVLWIGYLGGEEPLEPVRALTLVGMASTVLTVAALTGLLRRRSREKVEQALERAAVLAAQQDAERRLAVVRERQRIARDVHDLLGHSLSVIGMQAAGARAVLPSDPAAVDQALAVIGETSRNAVDEVRALVDVLRADEEVPDSAYAAALPGARGEPGGEALTIWDDDASGSLQASGPPFAAAPDSGAAVAPAGPVEGAGAAGRLPGLEELPALVAGARRAGLPVTLHLSLDADVPPAMAEAVYRLVQESLTNVLRHVDGAQTCVTVRVGPQELEAVVTNEAAPQACPSQDGAGREGTGLAAMRERVTALGGQVQTGPTSTGGWQVYARLPQGGEQSAGAQADPVAADAGQSGDWAESQQADMGEETP; from the coding sequence ATGAGCCAGCAGCCCCAGACGGCAACCCGGCAGGACGAGCCGCCCCAGCCCGCCCTCACCGGCCCAGGTGCCAGCGACGCCGTCGGCGGCGGTGCCAGTGCTGTCAGCGGTGCCAGCACGGCCCCGGCCCGCAGGACGCGGCTGCGGGCCCTGCCCCGGCTCGGCTGGCTCGACGTCCTGGCAGCTGCCCTGACCGGCTACGTCGCCGTCTGGAACGTCCCGGACGGCCAGAGGGCTCTGCTGCCCGCCTTCCACCAGTGCCCGGAGGCGTGCGTGGAGGCGGTCTGGGCAGCTGTCGTGCTGCTGTGCTGCAGCGGGATTCTGCTGCGGCGCGTGACCCCGGTGACGGCGGTCCTGATGCTGACCGGCGCGCTGGGCGTGCACCTGCTGCTCTTCGGTGAGGCCAGCCTGATGGCCCTGTTCTCCTGCCTGGTGCTTGCTGAGACCTGCACCAGTCGTCTGGTGCGCCCCTGGTCCGGGCTGCTGCTGGCCGTCTGCTACCTGGGGGCCGCGGTCAGCGTGCTGTGGATCGGCTACCTGGGTGGAGAGGAGCCGTTGGAGCCGGTGCGGGCCCTGACCCTGGTGGGCATGGCCAGCACCGTCCTCACCGTGGCTGCCCTGACAGGGCTGCTGCGGCGGCGCTCGCGGGAGAAGGTCGAGCAAGCCCTGGAGCGGGCGGCGGTGCTGGCCGCCCAGCAGGACGCCGAGCGGCGCCTGGCGGTGGTGCGGGAGCGTCAGCGCATCGCCCGCGACGTGCACGACCTGCTAGGCCACTCCCTGTCGGTGATCGGTATGCAGGCGGCGGGGGCACGGGCGGTCCTGCCCAGCGACCCGGCGGCGGTGGACCAGGCGCTGGCGGTGATCGGAGAGACCAGCCGCAATGCCGTCGACGAGGTGCGTGCCCTGGTGGACGTGCTGCGGGCCGACGAGGAGGTGCCTGACTCTGCCTACGCCGCTGCCCTGCCGGGGGCGCGGGGGGAGCCTGGTGGGGAGGCCCTGACCATCTGGGACGACGACGCCAGCGGCTCGCTCCAGGCTAGTGGTCCGCCCTTTGCAGCGGCCCCGGATAGCGGGGCAGCAGTGGCCCCAGCGGGGCCGGTTGAGGGGGCTGGGGCCGCTGGGCGGCTGCCGGGGCTGGAGGAGCTGCCTGCGTTGGTAGCCGGGGCGCGACGTGCCGGACTGCCCGTCACGCTCCACCTGTCCCTTGACGCTGACGTACCTCCGGCAATGGCGGAGGCCGTCTACCGGCTGGTGCAGGAGTCCCTGACCAATGTGCTGCGCCACGTCGACGGTGCGCAGACCTGCGTCACCGTGCGGGTGGGGCCCCAGGAGTTGGAGGCAGTCGTGACCAACGAGGCCGCCCCGCAGGCGTGCCCTAGCCAGGACGGGGCGGGCCGCGAGGGCACGGGGCTGGCGGCCATGCGTGAGCGCGTGACTGCCCTGGGCGGCCAGGTGCAGACGGGGCCGACGTCTACCGGTGGCTGGCAGGTGTATGCCCGCCTACCCCAGGGAGGGGAGCAGTCCGCCGGGGCGCAGGCTGATCCGGTGGCGGCAGACGCCGGGCAGTCCGGGGACTGGGCGGAGAGCCAGCAGGCCGATATGGGGGAGGAGACGCCGTGA
- the trmB gene encoding tRNA (guanosine(46)-N7)-methyltransferase TrmB, with product MIGVDGGQQVHAPRSHAIRSRVRSFARAGGRLSSAQEAALAEYGSHYVLEVPRADAIRTVHRDFHLDPTAVFGHPGEVRPLVIEVGSGGGEAILAHAQANPGVDHLAVEVWETAIAKIVRDAAKAGVENLRVAPVDASQLFATALPVGCTSEVWVFFPDPWRKPRHRKRRLVNAAFARSVARVLRSGGVWRLATDWSDYAFQMRDVLEDAAALPTGLEPDASLPLLTFPDAGARPDLGAETTQLGSLGNGVDPGSPAGVRGGWSERFTGRVMTRFEQRGIAAGRTIRDLTAVRTDVMWVPRAVPVHAGCF from the coding sequence GTGATCGGGGTGGACGGCGGCCAGCAGGTGCACGCCCCCCGCTCTCATGCGATCCGCTCCCGGGTGCGGTCATTTGCCCGCGCCGGTGGACGTCTGAGCAGTGCCCAGGAGGCAGCCCTGGCAGAGTACGGCTCGCACTACGTACTGGAGGTGCCACGGGCGGATGCGATCCGCACCGTGCACCGTGATTTCCACCTGGACCCGACGGCGGTTTTCGGTCACCCAGGTGAAGTCCGCCCCCTGGTGATCGAGGTCGGCAGCGGTGGTGGTGAGGCGATCCTCGCCCACGCACAGGCCAACCCCGGCGTCGACCACCTGGCCGTAGAGGTGTGGGAGACGGCCATCGCCAAGATCGTCAGGGATGCTGCCAAAGCGGGAGTGGAGAACCTACGTGTGGCGCCTGTGGACGCCTCCCAGCTGTTTGCCACGGCCCTGCCGGTTGGCTGTACCAGTGAGGTGTGGGTGTTTTTCCCAGACCCGTGGCGCAAGCCCCGGCACCGCAAACGCCGTCTGGTGAACGCGGCCTTCGCCCGGTCCGTGGCACGTGTACTGCGCAGTGGAGGCGTGTGGCGTCTGGCCACGGACTGGTCTGACTACGCCTTCCAGATGCGTGACGTGCTTGAGGACGCCGCCGCCCTGCCCACGGGCCTGGAGCCTGACGCCAGTCTACCGTTATTGACTTTTCCCGACGCCGGGGCGCGCCCGGACCTGGGCGCTGAGACGACACAACTGGGTAGCCTGGGCAATGGTGTGGACCCGGGATCTCCGGCGGGGGTGCGTGGCGGATGGTCGGAGCGCTTCACTGGCCGGGTCATGACGCGCTTTGAGCAGCGGGGTATCGCGGCGGGCCGCACGATCCGTGATTTGACAGCGGTGCGCACGGATGTGATGTGGGTGCCACGAGCCGTGCCAGTGCACGCGGGCTGTTTTTGA
- a CDS encoding response regulator: protein MIRLGLADDEPLMTAGLAMLLGAQDGMEVCWQAADGQEALERCRCHPVDVLLLDVQMPGLDGLETTRWLVEQGLPGRVVILTTFDTDGYVLGAIEAGAAGFLLKNTPPEQLVAAVRTVHRGDSVISPGPTRRLLSALRQGAVAAGAAANAAGLAAGAQVMTPLPGLTERELEVLRLVALGLTNQEICDRLWLSMATVKTHVSHLLSKTGARDRVQLVLLALRAGVVSLEEVLSLPA from the coding sequence GTGATCCGGCTGGGGCTGGCTGACGACGAGCCCCTGATGACGGCGGGCCTGGCCATGCTGCTGGGCGCCCAGGACGGTATGGAGGTGTGCTGGCAGGCGGCAGACGGTCAGGAGGCCCTGGAGCGTTGCCGCTGCCACCCGGTGGACGTGCTGCTCCTGGACGTGCAGATGCCCGGCCTGGACGGGCTGGAGACCACCCGGTGGCTGGTGGAGCAGGGCTTGCCGGGGCGGGTGGTGATCCTCACGACCTTTGACACTGACGGCTACGTGCTCGGGGCTATCGAGGCGGGGGCGGCGGGGTTCCTGCTCAAGAACACCCCGCCCGAGCAGCTGGTGGCGGCCGTGCGCACCGTGCACCGGGGGGACTCGGTGATCTCCCCAGGCCCGACCCGCCGCCTGCTCTCCGCCCTCCGGCAGGGTGCCGTTGCTGCGGGTGCTGCGGCTAACGCGGCGGGGCTGGCTGCTGGCGCGCAGGTGATGACGCCACTGCCGGGGCTGACTGAGCGGGAGCTGGAGGTGCTGCGCCTGGTGGCCCTGGGCCTGACTAACCAGGAGATTTGCGACCGCCTCTGGTTGAGCATGGCTACCGTCAAGACCCACGTGTCCCACTTGCTTTCCAAGACGGGTGCCCGTGACCGCGTGCAACTGGTGCTACTGGCACTGCGTGCAGGCGTGGTCAGCCTGGAGGAGGTCCTGAGTCTGCCCGCCTGA
- a CDS encoding ABC transporter ATP-binding protein — translation MSTHIGTTPLRASSTSAGDRLPAASEPGHPGAPVPSAGRTELVVSTQGLTKTFGKGTAARTVVDRLDLAVPRGCVYGFLGPNGSGKSTTMKMLLGLLTPTAGTTTLFGAPMERRNLGQVMARTGSMIEQPPGYGHLTGAENMRVVQRMLGLSEAQVSRALALVRLTEHKDRLVRAYSLGMKQRLGIAMALAREPELLVLDEPTNGLDPAGIEEVRSLLVYLAGEGVTVMVSSHLLDEIDKMASVLGILSAGRMVFQGTRAELMRRSVPDLLVVTPTPEAVTPGLLAGLCAGGVQVTPRGVLVPGLSEAEAAEFNRRLVAAGVEVHELRREAQSLEDVFMDLTGGAGVL, via the coding sequence ATGAGCACACACATTGGAACAACGCCGCTGCGCGCCTCCAGCACCTCGGCAGGAGACCGCCTGCCCGCCGCCTCCGAGCCGGGCCATCCTGGCGCCCCGGTGCCCTCCGCCGGGAGGACTGAGCTGGTGGTCTCCACCCAGGGCCTGACCAAGACCTTCGGCAAGGGGACGGCTGCCCGCACGGTGGTGGACCGCCTGGACCTGGCCGTGCCGCGCGGCTGCGTGTACGGCTTCCTGGGTCCCAACGGCTCCGGGAAGTCCACCACCATGAAGATGCTGCTGGGGCTGCTGACTCCCACGGCGGGGACCACCACCTTGTTCGGTGCCCCTATGGAGAGGCGGAACCTGGGGCAGGTCATGGCGCGCACCGGCTCCATGATCGAGCAGCCTCCCGGCTACGGGCACCTCACCGGTGCGGAGAACATGCGGGTGGTGCAGCGAATGCTGGGTCTGTCTGAGGCGCAGGTGTCCCGGGCGCTGGCGCTGGTGCGGCTCACGGAGCACAAGGACCGGCTGGTGCGCGCTTACTCCCTGGGCATGAAGCAGCGGCTCGGCATCGCGATGGCCCTGGCACGGGAGCCGGAGCTGCTGGTGCTGGACGAGCCGACCAACGGCCTGGACCCGGCTGGTATCGAGGAGGTGCGTAGTCTGCTGGTCTACCTGGCCGGGGAGGGTGTCACGGTTATGGTCTCCAGCCACCTGCTGGACGAGATCGACAAGATGGCTTCCGTGCTGGGCATTCTCTCGGCCGGGCGCATGGTGTTCCAGGGCACGCGGGCTGAGCTTATGCGCCGCAGCGTGCCAGACCTGCTGGTGGTCACCCCCACGCCGGAGGCGGTGACGCCGGGGCTGCTGGCGGGTCTGTGTGCAGGAGGCGTGCAGGTCACGCCACGGGGCGTGCTGGTGCCAGGATTGTCTGAGGCTGAGGCCGCCGAGTTCAACCGGCGTCTGGTGGCCGCCGGGGTGGAGGTGCATGAGCTGCGTCGTGAGGCACAGAGCCTGGAGGACGTGTTCATGGACCTCACTGGTGGGGCGGGGGTGCTGTGA
- a CDS encoding YwaF family protein: MTFFFEPRPGWITVGGADHLMYILCLAAAAFLLIWKRGWVREHAVGVRRGVLVASVVQQATLYGMYWATGWNWGESLPLYISRVSALLCVAYLATGSRRVMDVLFYFGLWAWISFAYPQQVWPFWNLFGWTFLVNHMITLLMPVLAWVTTDWRPTRQAIRPALGWMAVNLLVAVAVNAVTGGDYFYQQSMPVVGFLGQPWYLLGTLGVGLLLCQIGYGASRLVPDGGAAVPILQPVD, from the coding sequence GTGACGTTCTTCTTTGAGCCGAGGCCGGGGTGGATCACCGTTGGGGGTGCCGACCATCTCATGTACATCCTGTGCCTGGCGGCAGCGGCCTTCCTGCTGATTTGGAAGCGGGGATGGGTCCGAGAGCACGCCGTGGGTGTGCGCCGTGGAGTGCTGGTGGCCTCCGTGGTGCAGCAGGCCACCTTGTACGGAATGTACTGGGCGACAGGTTGGAACTGGGGTGAGTCTCTGCCCTTGTACATCTCGCGGGTCTCGGCGCTGCTGTGCGTGGCGTACCTAGCCACGGGCTCGCGGCGTGTGATGGATGTGCTGTTCTACTTCGGCTTATGGGCGTGGATCAGCTTCGCCTACCCACAACAGGTCTGGCCGTTTTGGAACCTATTTGGTTGGACCTTCCTGGTGAACCATATGATCACTCTGCTGATGCCGGTGCTGGCTTGGGTGACCACCGACTGGCGCCCCACACGCCAGGCAATACGGCCAGCATTGGGTTGGATGGCGGTGAACCTGCTGGTGGCGGTAGCCGTGAACGCGGTGACCGGCGGCGACTACTTCTACCAGCAGAGCATGCCGGTAGTCGGCTTCCTGGGCCAGCCCTGGTATCTGTTGGGCACGCTGGGCGTGGGGCTGCTGCTGTGCCAGATCGGCTATGGCGCGAGTCGTTTGGTTCCCGACGGCGGGGCGGCGGTCCCAATCCTCCAACCGGTCGACTAG
- the hemW gene encoding radical SAM family heme chaperone HemW, giving the protein MSPKQPESKPLAGMSVLPEQVGAVTPDRGLRPFSVYLHVPYCRVRCGYCDFNTYTNLSLGPGASMGEYVDTLAGELRLARVAMDAAGLPQRVAQTVFLGGGTPTMLPASDLVRMLSLVRDTWGLAEDVEVTTEANPETVDEHYLVTLAEAGFTRVSFGMQSAVPRVLAVLDRTHRPERVPQVVAWARRVGLSTSLDLIYGAPEESLTDWRRSLEAAVEMEPDHVSAYALVVEEGTKMWAQVRRGELELPSDDDEAAKYELADEVLGEAGYGWYEISNWARPGLRCRHNEAYWRDWDWWGAGPGAHSHLGDVRFWNVKHPLMWAGQVAAGRLPVAGHEVVDGVTRELERVMLGIRLHEGLLLRSLAHGGEPVTASGTPERLVPVVGQLVGDGLLDGAAALCGRAVLTLRGRLMADTVTRGLTH; this is encoded by the coding sequence GTGAGTCCTAAGCAGCCCGAGAGCAAGCCGCTGGCGGGCATGAGCGTGCTGCCTGAGCAGGTGGGGGCTGTGACTCCCGATCGCGGATTGCGGCCTTTCAGTGTGTATCTGCATGTGCCGTACTGCCGCGTGCGGTGTGGTTACTGCGACTTCAATACCTACACGAATCTGTCCTTGGGGCCGGGCGCCTCCATGGGGGAATATGTGGACACGCTGGCCGGGGAGCTGCGCCTGGCGCGGGTGGCGATGGATGCTGCGGGTTTGCCCCAGCGTGTGGCGCAGACGGTGTTCCTAGGTGGGGGCACCCCCACGATGCTGCCTGCCAGCGACTTGGTGCGGATGCTGTCCCTGGTGCGGGATACCTGGGGGTTGGCCGAGGACGTGGAGGTGACCACAGAGGCGAACCCGGAGACGGTCGATGAGCACTACTTGGTGACCTTGGCGGAGGCTGGCTTCACGCGAGTGTCTTTTGGGATGCAGTCGGCGGTTCCCCGGGTGCTGGCGGTGCTGGACCGCACACACCGGCCGGAGCGGGTGCCGCAGGTGGTGGCCTGGGCGCGCCGGGTGGGCCTGTCTACCAGCCTGGACCTGATCTACGGGGCGCCGGAGGAGTCCTTGACGGACTGGCGACGCTCCTTGGAGGCCGCGGTGGAGATGGAGCCGGACCATGTGAGTGCTTACGCCTTGGTGGTGGAAGAAGGCACCAAGATGTGGGCGCAGGTGCGTCGCGGTGAACTGGAACTACCTAGCGACGACGACGAGGCCGCTAAGTACGAACTCGCTGATGAGGTGCTGGGGGAGGCCGGGTACGGTTGGTATGAGATCTCCAACTGGGCGCGGCCCGGCCTGCGGTGCCGCCACAACGAGGCGTACTGGCGGGACTGGGACTGGTGGGGCGCCGGGCCGGGCGCGCACTCCCACCTGGGGGATGTGCGGTTTTGGAACGTGAAACATCCTTTGATGTGGGCTGGGCAGGTGGCGGCTGGGCGGTTGCCCGTGGCCGGGCATGAGGTGGTGGACGGGGTCACGCGCGAATTGGAGCGGGTGATGCTAGGTATCAGGCTGCATGAGGGCTTGCTGCTGCGCAGCCTGGCCCACGGTGGGGAGCCGGTGACGGCGTCTGGAACTCCCGAGCGGCTGGTGCCGGTGGTGGGCCAGCTGGTGGGGGACGGCCTGCTCGACGGCGCTGCGGCCTTGTGTGGCCGCGCAGTGCTAACCCTGCGTGGCCGCCTCATGGCGGACACCGTGACACGGGGACTTACCCATTAG
- the lepA gene encoding translation elongation factor 4: MSPVATPEQITTVQPLRTPQARLRNFSIIAHIDHGKSTLADRMLQATGVVAARDMRAQYLDRMDIERERGITIKSQAVRMPWTVTGDDGTARTYALNMIDTPGHVDFSYEVNRSLAACEGAVLLVDAAQGVQAQTLANLYMAIEGDLHIIPVLNKIDLPAAEPEKYAAEIAAIIGCDVDEVLQVSGKTGQGVPELLDRIVQTVPAPTGDPEGPARAMIFDSVYDTYRGVVTYVRVVDGALKARERIEMLSTGAVHDLLEIGVISPEPVVTKGIGAGEVGYLITGVKDVRQSKVGDTVTSAAAPAAEPLAGYQDPKPMVFSGLFPVDGSDFPNLRDALDKLKLNDAALTYEPETSVALGFGFRCGYLGLLHLEIIRERLEREFGLDIISTAPSVVYEVTMEDKSTHVVTNPSEFPEGKVLDVREPVVRATILTPSEFVGTVMELCQSRRGTMQGMDYLSETRVEMHYTLPLAEIVFDFFDALKSRTRGYASLDYEPDGQQSANLVKVDILLNGDKVDAFSAIVHKDSAYSYGVMMTKRLKELIPRQQFEVPVQAAVGARIIARETIRALRKDMLAKCYGGDITRKRKLLEKQKEGKKRMKAIGRVEVPQEAFIAALGADTPTGKDK; this comes from the coding sequence GTGTCTCCCGTCGCCACGCCTGAGCAGATCACCACGGTACAGCCCCTGCGCACCCCGCAGGCCCGGCTGCGAAACTTCTCCATCATCGCGCACATCGACCACGGCAAATCCACGCTGGCTGACCGCATGCTGCAGGCCACCGGCGTCGTCGCCGCCCGGGACATGCGCGCCCAGTACCTGGACCGTATGGATATCGAGCGGGAGCGCGGGATCACGATCAAGTCGCAGGCAGTCCGTATGCCCTGGACCGTGACTGGGGACGACGGCACTGCCCGCACCTACGCCTTGAACATGATTGACACTCCCGGGCACGTGGACTTCTCCTACGAGGTCAACCGGTCGCTGGCTGCCTGCGAGGGGGCCGTCCTGCTGGTCGACGCCGCCCAGGGCGTCCAAGCCCAGACCCTCGCCAACCTCTACATGGCCATCGAGGGGGACCTGCACATCATCCCGGTCCTCAACAAGATCGACCTGCCCGCCGCCGAGCCGGAGAAGTATGCCGCCGAGATCGCCGCCATCATTGGCTGCGACGTCGACGAGGTGCTGCAGGTCTCCGGCAAAACCGGCCAGGGCGTGCCCGAGCTTCTGGACCGGATCGTGCAGACCGTGCCCGCGCCCACAGGTGACCCGGAGGGGCCCGCCCGCGCCATGATCTTCGACTCCGTGTACGACACCTACCGGGGTGTGGTCACCTACGTGCGTGTGGTCGACGGCGCCCTCAAGGCCCGGGAGCGTATCGAGATGCTCTCAACTGGTGCCGTCCACGACCTGCTGGAGATCGGCGTCATCAGCCCTGAGCCGGTGGTCACCAAGGGCATTGGTGCTGGGGAGGTCGGCTACTTGATCACCGGTGTGAAGGATGTGCGCCAGTCCAAGGTGGGTGACACGGTCACCTCTGCGGCCGCCCCCGCCGCCGAGCCCCTGGCTGGCTACCAGGACCCCAAGCCGATGGTCTTCTCCGGCCTGTTCCCCGTGGACGGCTCAGACTTCCCCAACCTGCGTGACGCCCTGGACAAGCTCAAGCTCAACGACGCCGCCTTGACCTACGAGCCGGAGACCTCCGTGGCGCTGGGCTTCGGCTTCCGTTGCGGATACCTGGGGCTGCTGCACCTGGAGATCATCCGGGAGCGCCTGGAGCGCGAGTTTGGGCTGGACATCATCTCCACCGCCCCCTCCGTGGTCTACGAGGTCACCATGGAGGACAAGTCCACCCATGTGGTCACTAACCCCTCAGAGTTCCCGGAAGGCAAGGTCCTGGACGTACGCGAGCCGGTGGTGCGGGCCACCATCTTGACCCCCAGCGAGTTTGTGGGCACGGTCATGGAGCTGTGCCAGTCGCGCCGCGGCACCATGCAAGGCATGGACTACCTTTCCGAGACGCGGGTGGAGATGCACTACACGCTGCCTCTGGCGGAGATCGTTTTCGACTTTTTTGACGCCTTGAAGTCCCGCACCCGCGGCTACGCCTCCTTGGACTACGAGCCGGACGGCCAGCAGAGCGCCAACCTGGTCAAGGTGGACATTCTACTCAACGGGGACAAGGTGGACGCCTTCAGCGCGATTGTCCACAAAGACTCTGCCTATTCCTATGGCGTCATGATGACCAAGCGGCTCAAAGAGCTCATTCCCCGCCAGCAGTTCGAGGTGCCGGTGCAGGCGGCCGTGGGGGCGCGCATTATCGCCCGCGAAACCATCCGGGCCCTGCGCAAGGACATGCTGGCCAAGTGCTACGGCGGTGACATCACCCGTAAGCGCAAGCTGCTGGAGAAGCAGAAGGAAGGCAAGAAGCGCATGAAGGCCATTGGTCGCGTAGAAGTGCCCCAGGAGGCCTTTATTGCCGCACTGGGGGCGGACACCCCCACCGGCAAGGACAAGTGA
- a CDS encoding DUF4298 domain-containing protein, which yields MSDDTAAAMERLTSMESLYVSAVSRVEAAERAVMDLESMAASMGLLLAQYHGNWADDRETVAELDPQLAVLGEDTVWDLHTRQHEVMARLMRLCAGYFAGSK from the coding sequence ATGAGTGATGACACCGCAGCAGCAATGGAGCGGCTAACTAGCATGGAGTCCCTGTACGTGTCCGCCGTGTCGCGGGTTGAGGCGGCAGAGCGGGCGGTGATGGACCTGGAGTCCATGGCGGCGTCGATGGGCCTACTGTTGGCGCAGTACCACGGCAACTGGGCAGATGACCGGGAGACGGTGGCCGAGCTGGACCCGCAGCTAGCGGTTCTGGGCGAGGACACGGTGTGGGATTTGCACACGCGTCAGCATGAGGTGATGGCCCGGCTTATGCGCTTGTGCGCGGGATATTTCGCGGGAAGCAAGTAG
- a CDS encoding adenylyltransferase/cytidyltransferase family protein, whose protein sequence is MPEGRTIGLFGGKFSPLHNGHLAAIVEASTRVDQLHVVVITDEVWEREHLYTNSKAVFFDSRHRARWLRRAFKDHPHVRVHVVHQPTTGNNWADWRVGREAIRQSLGDDDDTIPENYPRIAVGHFLRVEAAAEHTNRVLGL, encoded by the coding sequence ATGCCTGAGGGGCGCACCATTGGGCTGTTCGGCGGCAAGTTCTCCCCGCTGCACAACGGGCACCTCGCCGCCATTGTGGAGGCCTCCACGCGGGTGGATCAGTTGCACGTCGTCGTCATCACGGATGAGGTTTGGGAACGCGAACACCTGTACACCAACTCCAAGGCGGTGTTCTTTGACTCGCGGCACCGGGCTCGTTGGCTGCGCCGTGCCTTCAAGGACCACCCGCATGTGCGGGTGCATGTAGTACATCAGCCGACCACGGGGAATAACTGGGCTGACTGGCGTGTAGGCCGGGAGGCGATCCGTCAGAGCCTGGGAGATGACGATGACACGATCCCCGAGAACTACCCGCGCATCGCCGTGGGGCACTTCCTACGGGTGGAGGCGGCGGCAGAGCACACCAACCGGGTGCTGGGCCTGTGA